Proteins co-encoded in one Mycobacterium mantenii genomic window:
- a CDS encoding deoxyribodipyrimidine photolyase → MLHSVILASSDPVAAGFILRGIKGIFVAIGSIIAAIVCGIIAMMKGRNPLGWGILGLFFSILTLIVVIIIPSKK, encoded by the coding sequence ATGTTGCACTCGGTGATTCTGGCGAGTTCGGACCCCGTCGCGGCCGGTTTTATCCTCCGTGGCATCAAAGGAATTTTCGTCGCCATCGGCAGCATTATCGCCGCAATAGTATGCGGAATCATCGCCATGATGAAGGGCCGCAATCCGCTGGGCTGGGGAATTCTCGGGCTCTTCTTCTCCATCTTGACGTTGATCGTCGTAATCATCATTCCCAGCAAAAAATAG
- a CDS encoding SRPBCC family protein: MTERIETSRTIAAPAQAIFAVLCDPQGHVAIDSSGMLQDAEGDPVRGVGDQFVVHMDRESLNDFPELGKYDVTVDIKEFEQDRLIAWTVLGQIQPPIGHVYGYALTPTEDASATTVTSFYDWSDIDPKWREAGIFPILSEGALRATLGILDRTVRRGYPRG; the protein is encoded by the coding sequence ATGACCGAACGCATCGAGACTTCCCGCACCATCGCCGCCCCGGCGCAGGCCATCTTCGCCGTGCTGTGCGACCCACAGGGCCACGTCGCGATCGACTCGTCCGGGATGCTTCAAGACGCCGAGGGCGATCCGGTGCGCGGCGTGGGTGACCAGTTCGTGGTGCACATGGATCGCGAATCATTGAACGATTTCCCGGAATTGGGCAAATACGACGTCACCGTCGACATCAAGGAGTTCGAACAGGATCGCCTGATTGCGTGGACGGTTCTGGGTCAAATCCAGCCACCGATCGGCCATGTCTACGGCTATGCGCTCACCCCCACCGAGGACGCGTCGGCCACGACCGTTACCTCGTTCTACGACTGGTCCGACATCGACCCGAAGTGGCGGGAAGCCGGAATTTTCCCGATTCTGTCCGAGGGCGCATTGCGCGCGACGCTCGGAATTCTCGACCGCACCGTGCGCCGCGGTTATCCGCGCGGATAA
- a CDS encoding HNH endonuclease signature motif containing protein yields MFEEAIARLDELFERHHPSATPESAALLERIGVFSRVENRAAAEQLTAIGDLFAHRLSRCSECEEWAVDTEAAVSAEVAAELRIGQGLAASRVRYARALRERLPEVGEIFRAGDIDFRLFTTIVYRTDLITDAQVLAAVDAELATKVARWPSMTQGRLAAQVDKIVARNDADAVRRRTESRADRQVWVADIEGGLSHIEGSLLSPDAHALDRRLDALAATVCEKDPRSREQRRADALGALAAGVDRLGCRCGCPDCVAGKRPAAGPVVIHVIAERDTLDGRGQSPGAEVGAEGLIPPELIAELAASAKLAPLVHPVGSAPEPHRVPSKALADFVRCRDLTCRWPGCDRPATDCDVDHTIPYSEGGPTHASNLKCYCRTHHLVKTFWGWREQQLPDATLILISPSGRTYVTTPGSALLFPSLCAPTGEILAPAGPRTEPCGDRTAMMPRRHKTRAQNRAHRVATERRQNRQARQAKRREREAAYFGPAPPADGDDDPPPF; encoded by the coding sequence ATGTTCGAAGAGGCGATTGCTCGGCTGGACGAGCTGTTCGAGCGACACCATCCGTCGGCGACGCCGGAGTCGGCGGCACTGTTGGAGCGGATCGGCGTGTTTTCGCGGGTCGAGAACCGCGCGGCGGCCGAGCAGTTGACGGCGATCGGCGACTTGTTTGCGCATCGGCTGTCGCGCTGTTCGGAGTGCGAGGAGTGGGCGGTCGACACCGAGGCGGCGGTGAGCGCGGAAGTGGCCGCCGAGCTGCGGATCGGTCAGGGGCTGGCCGCCAGCCGGGTGCGGTATGCCCGCGCGCTGCGCGAACGGCTGCCCGAGGTCGGTGAAATCTTTCGGGCCGGCGACATCGACTTTCGGCTGTTCACCACGATCGTGTACCGCACCGATCTGATCACCGATGCGCAGGTGCTCGCAGCGGTGGACGCCGAGTTGGCAACGAAGGTCGCGCGCTGGCCTTCGATGACGCAGGGGCGGCTGGCCGCACAAGTGGACAAAATCGTGGCCAGGAATGATGCCGATGCGGTGCGCCGGCGCACCGAGAGCCGGGCCGACCGGCAGGTTTGGGTCGCCGATATCGAGGGCGGCCTGTCGCACATCGAGGGCAGTCTGTTGAGCCCGGATGCGCATGCGCTGGATCGGCGGCTGGACGCGTTGGCGGCCACGGTATGTGAGAAGGACCCGCGCAGCCGCGAGCAACGCCGCGCTGATGCGTTGGGGGCGTTGGCCGCTGGCGTGGACCGGCTGGGATGCCGGTGTGGGTGCCCGGACTGCGTCGCCGGGAAACGGCCGGCTGCCGGGCCGGTGGTGATCCACGTGATCGCCGAGCGCGACACCCTGGACGGCCGCGGCCAGTCGCCGGGCGCCGAGGTGGGTGCCGAGGGGTTGATCCCGCCGGAGCTGATAGCGGAGCTGGCCGCCTCGGCGAAGCTGGCGCCGCTGGTCCATCCGGTCGGCTCCGCGCCCGAGCCGCATCGTGTGCCATCGAAGGCGCTGGCGGATTTCGTGCGGTGCCGTGACCTGACCTGCCGCTGGCCCGGCTGTGACCGCCCGGCCACCGACTGCGACGTGGACCATACGATTCCTTACAGCGAGGGTGGGCCCACTCACGCGTCGAACCTCAAATGTTATTGCCGCACACATCATTTGGTGAAAACCTTCTGGGGCTGGCGCGAACAGCAGCTGCCCGACGCGACGCTGATTCTGATCTCCCCATCCGGGCGCACCTATGTCACCACCCCGGGCAGCGCCCTGCTCTTTCCGAGTCTGTGCGCGCCGACCGGCGAGATCCTCGCGCCCGCTGGGCCACGGACCGAACCGTGCGGTGACCGCACCGCGATGATGCCCCGGCGTCACAAGACTCGCGCCCAGAACCGGGCGCACCGCGTCGCGACCGAACGCAGGCAGAATCGCCAAGCCCGGCAAGCTAAACGTCGAGAACGCGAGGCCGCCTACTTTGGCCCGGCTCCACCGGCCGACGGCGACGACGACCCCCCGCCCTTCTAG
- a CDS encoding Rv2578c family radical SAM protein, protein MRWANQAVAVNGKPVEDGALPGLQRIGFVRSVRSPQFEGITFHEVLCKSALNKVPNASALPFRYTVNGYRGCSHACRYCFARPTHEYLELDCGNDFDTQVVVKTNVVKVLRRELRRPAWQRETVALGTNTDPYQRAEGRYALMPGIIGALAESGTPLSILTKGTLLRRDLPLIADAAARVPVSVAVSLAVGDPELHKDVEPGTPTPQARLGLISAIRAAGLDCHVMVAPVLPHLTDSVEHLDGLLGQIATAGASSVTVFGLHLRGSTRGWFMAWLARSHPELVGPYRELYRRGAYLPQDYRDALRERAAPLIAKYRLAGDHRPFAQAVSAAPAPEPIQPTLF, encoded by the coding sequence ATGCGGTGGGCAAATCAGGCCGTCGCGGTCAACGGGAAGCCGGTCGAGGACGGGGCGTTGCCGGGGCTGCAACGCATCGGCTTCGTGCGCAGCGTGCGCTCGCCGCAGTTCGAGGGGATCACCTTCCACGAGGTGCTATGCAAGTCCGCGCTCAACAAGGTGCCCAACGCGTCGGCGCTGCCGTTCCGCTACACCGTGAACGGCTACCGCGGCTGCTCGCACGCCTGCCGATATTGCTTCGCCCGGCCCACCCACGAATACCTGGAGCTGGACTGCGGCAACGACTTTGACACCCAGGTCGTCGTCAAGACCAACGTCGTCAAGGTGCTACGTCGCGAGCTGCGACGGCCGGCCTGGCAGCGCGAGACCGTCGCGCTGGGCACCAACACCGATCCGTACCAGCGGGCCGAGGGGCGCTACGCGCTGATGCCCGGCATCATTGGCGCCCTGGCTGAATCCGGCACGCCGCTGTCGATCCTGACCAAGGGCACGCTGCTGCGCCGCGACCTGCCGTTGATCGCGGATGCCGCCGCGCGGGTTCCGGTCTCGGTCGCGGTGTCGCTGGCCGTCGGCGATCCGGAGCTACACAAGGACGTCGAGCCCGGCACGCCCACACCACAGGCCCGGCTGGGCCTGATCAGCGCGATCCGTGCCGCCGGGCTGGACTGTCACGTGATGGTCGCGCCGGTGCTGCCGCATCTCACCGATTCCGTGGAGCACCTCGACGGGCTGCTCGGCCAGATCGCGACGGCCGGTGCCAGCAGCGTCACGGTCTTCGGCCTGCATCTGCGCGGCTCGACCCGGGGATGGTTCATGGCGTGGCTGGCGCGCTCGCATCCAGAACTGGTCGGCCCCTATCGCGAGCTGTACCGGCGGGGTGCCTACCTGCCGCAGGACTATCGGGACGCGCTGCGGGAGCGGGCCGCGCCGCTGATCGCCAAGTATCGGCTGGCCGGCGACCACCGCCCCTTCGCACAGGCGGTCTCCGCCGCGCCGGCGCCGGAACCCATTCAGCCGACGTTGTTTTGA
- a CDS encoding chloride channel protein: protein MVESPPGPVVGGRLADFVVDRRMLMITALAVPIGALAAGAAWCLLRLIGLVTNLVFYQRWAVGLVAPGSHPHPWWLLLGAPVAGGLVVGIMARLGSEKIRGHGMPEAIEAILTQGSRVEPKVAILKPVSAAISIGTGGPFGAEGPIIMTGGALGSILAQHLHLTADERKILLVSGAAGGMAATFNSPLASILLAVELLLFEWRPRSLIPVTASVVVATVVRQFILGGDPVFPVDVAHLTRIDWKIDLLALVIGACGAVVAIAATRLVYLAEDAFSRLPIHWMWWPAIGGLVIGTGGLIEPRALGVGYDVIDALLTGRATLSLIVGILIVKTAIWSLSLGSGTSGGVLAPVFMIGGALGALVGQGLPDVFAGFWAILGLAAVVGGVMRSPLTGIVFTLELTHAWPALLPLIVASTTAYAASVMMLDRSVLTEKIARRGLHLTRDYTTDPLEAFFVADVMHPEPTDIPTDGSVSTRDTLRHAANVLAESGGRALRVLSPDGTEQGHLLLQDLLAARLHDINEDTQRTRHFVAFARRRAPRVTDPG from the coding sequence ATGGTTGAATCGCCGCCGGGTCCGGTCGTCGGGGGACGCTTGGCAGACTTCGTCGTGGATCGGCGCATGCTGATGATCACGGCGCTCGCGGTGCCGATCGGAGCCCTTGCCGCGGGTGCGGCGTGGTGCCTGCTCCGGCTGATCGGGCTGGTCACCAACCTCGTCTTCTACCAACGATGGGCGGTCGGCCTGGTCGCACCGGGATCCCACCCCCATCCGTGGTGGTTGTTGCTGGGCGCCCCGGTCGCCGGCGGTCTGGTGGTCGGCATCATGGCACGGCTGGGCTCGGAGAAAATCCGCGGTCACGGCATGCCCGAAGCGATCGAGGCGATTCTCACCCAGGGCAGCCGTGTTGAACCGAAAGTCGCGATTCTCAAGCCTGTTTCGGCAGCGATCAGCATCGGCACCGGCGGTCCGTTCGGCGCGGAAGGACCGATCATCATGACCGGCGGGGCGCTCGGGTCGATCCTGGCCCAGCACCTGCATCTGACCGCCGACGAGCGCAAGATCCTGCTGGTGTCGGGAGCCGCCGGCGGGATGGCGGCCACCTTCAATTCCCCGCTGGCGTCCATCCTGCTGGCAGTGGAGCTGTTGCTGTTCGAATGGCGGCCCCGCAGCCTGATTCCGGTGACGGCATCGGTCGTCGTCGCGACCGTTGTGCGCCAGTTCATTCTCGGCGGCGACCCGGTCTTCCCGGTCGACGTTGCGCACCTCACTCGCATCGACTGGAAGATCGACCTGTTGGCGCTCGTCATCGGAGCCTGCGGCGCCGTGGTCGCGATCGCCGCCACGCGGTTGGTGTATCTGGCCGAAGACGCCTTCTCGCGCCTGCCGATCCACTGGATGTGGTGGCCCGCGATCGGCGGCTTGGTGATCGGAACGGGTGGGCTGATCGAACCGCGGGCCCTCGGCGTCGGCTACGACGTGATCGACGCGCTGCTCACCGGCCGTGCCACCCTTTCCCTGATCGTCGGCATCCTCATCGTGAAGACCGCCATCTGGTCACTGTCATTGGGTTCGGGCACGTCGGGCGGGGTACTCGCACCGGTGTTCATGATCGGCGGTGCGCTCGGAGCCCTTGTGGGACAAGGGCTGCCGGACGTGTTCGCGGGTTTCTGGGCGATCCTCGGGCTGGCGGCCGTGGTGGGCGGCGTCATGCGGTCGCCGCTGACCGGCATCGTCTTCACCCTCGAACTCACGCATGCCTGGCCCGCACTCCTTCCCTTGATCGTCGCCTCCACCACGGCCTATGCCGCATCGGTGATGATGCTCGACCGATCCGTTCTGACGGAGAAGATCGCCCGGCGCGGGCTGCATCTGACCCGCGACTACACCACCGATCCGCTAGAAGCGTTCTTCGTCGCCGACGTCATGCATCCCGAGCCCACGGACATACCCACGGACGGCAGCGTCAGCACCCGCGACACCCTCCGCCACGCCGCGAACGTCCTCGCCGAATCGGGCGGCCGCGCGCTGCGAGTCCTGTCGCCGGACGGCACGGAACAGGGTCACCTGCTGCTGCAGGATCTGCTCGCCGCCCGCCTACACGACATCAACGAAGACACCCAGCGCACCCGGCACTTCGTCGCGTTCGCCCGGAGACGAGCCCCGCGGGTCACCGATCCCGGCTAG
- a CDS encoding purple acid phosphatase family protein: MSDDPHSAPQPADATQAAVTRRRLLTTSAVSAAVGVGIGGGAVLLWSRPRGPMAWLRPDRHGAPPVAGLHLQFGKNAGTEVVVSWHTTDAVRNPRVLLGTPASGFGHTVAAETRTYRDAKSGTEVRVNHARLTNLSPDTDYVYAAVHDGAEPEQGTVRTAPTGRKKLLFTSFGDQSTPALAKMPDGSYATDNIGSPAAADTTMAIERMGPLFNLINGDLCYANLARDRVRTWSNWLENNTRSARYRPWMPAAGNHENELGNGPIGYGAYQAYFAVPDSGSSPETRGMWYSFTAGSVRVISLSNDDVAFQDGGNFYVHGYSGGEQRRWLASELAAARRDPDIDWIVVCMHQTAISTADRTNGADLGIREEWLPLFDQYQVDLVVCGHEHHYERSHPLRGALGTDTRTPIPVDTRNDLIDATRGTVHLVIGGGGTSAPSNAMFFPDPRCRVVTGVGAFDPGLGRKAPIYVLEDAPWSAFRDRDNPYGFAAFDVDPGRPGGNTAIKATHYALRGPFGEVAVIDEFTLTKPRGDKAG; the protein is encoded by the coding sequence ATGAGCGACGACCCGCATTCGGCCCCGCAACCGGCCGATGCCACCCAAGCGGCGGTGACCCGCCGCCGATTGCTGACGACCAGCGCGGTCTCGGCCGCTGTCGGGGTGGGCATTGGGGGCGGCGCCGTGCTGCTGTGGTCACGCCCGCGCGGACCGATGGCCTGGCTGCGGCCCGATCGCCACGGCGCACCGCCGGTCGCCGGGCTGCACCTGCAATTCGGGAAGAACGCCGGCACCGAAGTGGTGGTGTCCTGGCACACCACCGACGCGGTCCGCAATCCCCGCGTCCTGCTCGGGACGCCGGCGTCGGGCTTCGGCCACACCGTGGCCGCGGAAACCCGCACCTACCGGGATGCGAAGTCGGGCACCGAAGTTCGCGTCAACCATGCCCGGCTGACCAATCTCAGCCCGGACACCGACTACGTGTACGCCGCGGTGCACGACGGCGCGGAACCCGAGCAGGGCACCGTGCGTACCGCGCCGACGGGCCGGAAAAAACTGCTGTTCACCAGCTTCGGCGACCAGTCCACGCCGGCGCTGGCCAAGATGCCCGACGGCAGCTACGCCACCGACAACATCGGCTCGCCGGCCGCGGCCGACACCACCATGGCGATCGAGCGGATGGGCCCGCTGTTCAACCTGATCAATGGCGACCTGTGCTACGCCAACCTGGCCCGAGACCGGGTGCGCACCTGGTCGAACTGGCTCGAGAACAACACCCGCTCGGCGCGATACCGGCCGTGGATGCCGGCGGCCGGAAATCACGAGAACGAATTGGGTAATGGGCCAATCGGTTACGGCGCCTACCAGGCCTACTTCGCGGTGCCCGATTCCGGGTCGAGCCCGGAGACCCGCGGCATGTGGTACTCGTTCACCGCCGGCTCGGTGCGGGTGATCAGCCTCAGCAACGACGACGTCGCCTTTCAGGACGGCGGCAACTTCTACGTGCACGGCTACTCCGGCGGCGAGCAAAGGCGCTGGCTTGCAAGCGAACTCGCCGCGGCCAGGCGCGATCCGGACATCGACTGGATCGTGGTGTGCATGCATCAGACGGCGATCTCCACCGCCGACAGGACCAACGGTGCCGACCTGGGCATCCGCGAGGAATGGCTGCCGCTGTTCGACCAGTACCAGGTCGATCTGGTGGTGTGCGGTCACGAACACCATTACGAGCGCTCGCACCCGCTGCGCGGCGCGCTCGGGACCGACACCCGCACGCCGATACCCGTCGACACCCGAAACGATCTCATCGACGCCACGCGCGGAACGGTGCACCTGGTCATCGGCGGCGGCGGCACCTCGGCGCCGAGCAACGCGATGTTCTTCCCCGACCCTCGGTGCCGGGTGGTGACCGGCGTGGGCGCCTTCGATCCCGGGCTGGGCCGCAAGGCGCCCATCTACGTCCTCGAGGACGCGCCGTGGTCGGCCTTTCGCGACCGCGACAACCCTTACGGTTTCGCGGCTTTCGACGTCGATCCGGGCCGGCCCGGCGGTAACACCGCGATCAAGGCCACGCACTACGCGCTGCGGGGTCCGTTCGGTGAAGTCGCCGTCATCGACGAATTCACGCTCACCAAGCCGCGCGGCGACAAGGCCGGCTAG
- a CDS encoding MFS transporter, with the protein MTQTSTLTEGGKVSAWAPMRNGVFRALFIAQFVSNVGTWMQSVAAQWFLVEDHSSAVVVALVQTASLGPTLLLGIFAGALADLFDRRRLLIFLQSYAVLVTLALAALTFLGTLTPTELLLFTLAVGFASALTAPAWQAIQPEVVTREQIPAAATLASVSVNVARVVGPAIGGVVLAMTGPGAVFAINAISFAGIIVALAAWGRPKQEPPVEREHFSQAIVTGLRYVINGPIFRRILLRTTLFVFPASALLALLPVAAADRWHLGASGYGVALGAIGCGAVLAVAVPAPVRQTVPPNALLAISAAAYALAPLAVVLLPFAAAAPFLVLSGTTWLVTLTTLNAAAQLHLPQWVRARGLSAYLLVFTGSQAFGSYLWGAIATRAGLDFALVLSAAFLGAAALSVAVLPLRPSTGKLSRDISRAWPSPMVVFEPCPNDGPVLVAVRYRVAADKLQEFVKAMSAVRRSRLRTGGHSWRLYHSIEDPDAVLERFTVPSWSEFQHQHTERWLESDHDGLATAVSYTIDNARQPEYYLALRVHR; encoded by the coding sequence GTGACTCAGACCTCAACGCTCACTGAAGGCGGGAAGGTGTCGGCATGGGCGCCGATGCGCAACGGCGTGTTTCGCGCGTTGTTCATCGCCCAGTTCGTGTCCAACGTCGGGACCTGGATGCAGAGTGTGGCTGCGCAGTGGTTCCTGGTCGAGGACCACAGCAGTGCCGTCGTCGTGGCGCTGGTCCAGACCGCGAGTCTGGGACCGACGCTGCTGCTGGGGATCTTCGCCGGGGCGCTCGCCGACCTGTTCGACCGGCGGCGGCTGTTGATCTTCCTGCAGTCCTATGCGGTCCTGGTGACGCTGGCCCTGGCCGCGCTGACCTTTCTCGGCACCCTCACCCCGACCGAGCTGCTGCTGTTCACTCTGGCCGTCGGCTTCGCCTCCGCCCTGACCGCACCGGCCTGGCAGGCCATTCAGCCCGAGGTCGTCACGCGCGAGCAGATACCCGCCGCAGCGACTTTGGCCAGCGTCTCGGTAAACGTCGCCCGGGTGGTCGGGCCCGCGATCGGCGGCGTGGTGCTGGCCATGACCGGCCCCGGAGCCGTCTTCGCCATCAACGCCATATCTTTCGCGGGAATCATCGTCGCCCTGGCGGCATGGGGGCGACCCAAACAAGAGCCACCCGTCGAACGGGAACACTTCAGCCAGGCCATCGTCACCGGGCTCCGCTACGTCATCAACGGCCCGATATTTCGCCGAATTCTTTTGCGCACAACACTTTTCGTTTTCCCCGCCTCTGCCCTGCTGGCGCTGTTGCCGGTGGCCGCCGCCGACCGTTGGCACCTGGGAGCCAGTGGCTACGGTGTGGCGTTGGGGGCCATAGGTTGTGGCGCGGTGCTCGCCGTCGCGGTTCCCGCGCCGGTGCGCCAGACGGTGCCGCCCAACGCGTTGCTGGCAATCTCGGCCGCCGCGTATGCGCTGGCGCCGCTCGCCGTGGTCTTGCTGCCGTTCGCCGCGGCGGCGCCGTTTCTGGTGCTGTCCGGGACGACCTGGCTGGTCACCCTCACGACGCTGAACGCCGCCGCGCAACTCCATCTCCCCCAATGGGTTCGGGCCCGCGGATTGTCGGCGTACCTTCTCGTCTTCACCGGATCCCAGGCGTTCGGCTCATACCTGTGGGGCGCCATCGCCACGCGGGCGGGGCTTGATTTCGCGTTGGTGTTGTCGGCCGCGTTCCTGGGTGCCGCCGCACTCAGCGTCGCCGTCCTTCCGTTGCGACCGTCCACCGGAAAGCTCAGCCGGGACATCTCCAGGGCATGGCCGTCGCCGATGGTCGTCTTCGAACCCTGTCCCAATGACGGACCCGTCCTGGTGGCCGTCCGCTACCGCGTGGCGGCCGACAAACTCCAAGAGTTCGTCAAAGCGATGAGCGCGGTCCGGCGGTCGCGGTTACGCACCGGTGGACACAGCTGGCGGCTGTATCACAGCATCGAGGACCCCGACGCGGTCCTCGAAAGGTTCACGGTGCCGTCCTGGAGCGAGTTTCAGCACCAGCACACCGAGCGCTGGCTGGAGTCCGACCATGACGGCCTCGCGACGGCGGTGAGCTACACCATCGACAACGCCCGGCAACCCGAGTATTACCTCGCCCTGCGCGTGCACCGATGA